GGCCACGACCGCCGAGGAAGCCGTCGCGCTGGCCGGCGAGGCGCAGCCGGCGCTCGCCGTGATGGACATTCGTCTCGCCAGCACCCGCGATGGCATCGATGCCGCACGGCAATTGTATCAGGACTTCGCCATTCGCTGCATCTTTGCGACCGCGCATGACGATGCCCACACGCGCGGACGCGCCGAACCCTATGCCCCGCTCGGATGGCTGCCGAAGCCGTACACCATGGCGTCGCTTGTCGCGGTGGTTGCCGAAGCTGTCGCGATGCTGCGCCGGCCGTAGCTCAGTCCC
This portion of the Bradyrhizobium sp. AZCC 2262 genome encodes:
- a CDS encoding response regulator; this translates as MTPQHSAGHFAPPSGPDRNRPLPAEEARRMEDKQGPLRVLVVEDDFLIAMQTEVALTTAGFEVVGPATTAEEAVALAGEAQPALAVMDIRLASTRDGIDAARQLYQDFAIRCIFATAHDDAHTRGRAEPYAPLGWLPKPYTMASLVAVVAEAVAMLRRP